The window ATCCATGCCGCTTTTACCAATCAGTACCGTTATGCAATTAACTGAACTATCGGCGCGACAAATTCGCTATTATGAAGAACATGATTTAATTCAGCCACACCGTACGGAAGGTAATAGAAGAATGTTTTCCTTAAATGATGTGGATACGCTACTAGATGTTAAGGACATGTTAGAGCAAGGTGTCAATATGGCAGGGATTAAAAAAGTATTTGATATGAGAAATAATCCTGCAGTACAAGCTGTTAAAGAAAAAGAAGAAATCTCTGATGCTGATTTGCGTCGCATTTTACGTGAAGAGATGATCAATAGTGGACGTCATCAAAAAACGTCATTACGCCAAGGGGATTTATCGCGTTTTTATCAATAATGCGCGTGAATTATAAATAGAAAAATTGTGAATGATAAAGCTGTCATTTGCGAATAAGGTAAAAGTAGGAGTGTGGAATGCTGTGGGTAAATACACAAAAGACGATATTAAACGTCTAGTTCAAGAAAAAGAAGTAAAATATATTCGACTACAATTTACAGACATTTTAGGAACAATCAAAAACGTAGAAATTCCAGTAAGTCAACTTGACAAAGCATTAGACAACAAAATGATGTTTGATGGTTCTTCTATTGAAGGCTTTGTTCGTATCGAAGAATCTGATATGTACTTATATCCTGATCTTGACACATTCATGGTGTTCCCATGGACTACTGATAATGGTAAAGTGGCACGTTTCATTTGCGATATTTACACAGCTGAAGGTGAACCATTCTCAGGTGATCCACGTAATAACTTAAAGCGTGTATTAAAAGGAATGGAAGAATTAGGTTTCACTCATTTCAACCTTGGTCCAGAGCCGGAGTTCTTCTTATTCAAGTTAGATGCAAAAGGAGAGCCAACTCTTGAAGTAAATGACCATGGCGGTTATTTTGACTTAGCACCAACAGACTTAGGTGAAAACTGCCGTCGCGATATCGTGCTGGAACTTGAAGAAATGGGCTTTGAAATCGAAGCTTCTCACCATGAGGTTGCTCCAGGTCAGCATGAAATCGACTTCAAATATGCAAATGCGATTGAAGCATGTGATAACATCCAAACGTTTAAATTAGTTGTTAAAACAATTGCTCGTAAACATGGTTTACATGCAACATTCATGCCAAAACCATTATTTGGTGAAGCAGGTTCTGGAATGCACTGTAACGTTTCATTATTCAAAGGTAAAGAAAATGCATTCTATGATCCAAGCACAGAAATCGGCTTATCTCAAACAGCAATGCAATTTATGGCGGGTGTATTAGCGCATGTTCAAGGATTTACAGCGATTACAAACCCAACAGTTAACTCATACAAACGTTTAGTGCCTGGTTATGAAGCGCCATGTTACGTAGCTTGGTCTGCACAAAACCGTTCGCCACTAATTCGTGTACCAGCTTCACGTGGTCTATCTACTCGTATTGAAGTACGTTCAGTAGACCCATCTGCTAATCCTTATTTAGCATTAGCAGCGATTCTGGAATCTGGTTTAGAAGGAATCCGTAACAAGATGACACCTCCACCAGCAATTAACCGTAATATCTACGTAATGAGTGAAGAAGAACGCAAAGCAAACGGTATTGATAACTTACCGGCTTCTCTTGACGATGCGCTTATTGCTCTTTCTCAGGATGAGGTTATTAAAAATGCATTAGGTAGCCATATCTATGCAAACTTCAAAGAAGCGAAAGAAATCGAATTCGATATGTTCCGTACAACAGTCCATCCATGGGAACGCGAACAATATTTGAAAATGTATTAATAGTAATGGAGCCTGGCACCTTGTGTGTCAGGTTTTTTGTGAATGAATTAGAGTTCTGGGAGAAATTCGCATGAAATTATTATGTTGCTGCTCTATTTCGGAATACCTAAATTTAAAAACCCACCTTCCTTAATTCAAGTAGGGAGGTGGGTGTGTTTATTTCTTCCAAGTCAAAACATTATCAAGCTCCGTTATCATTGCACCGCTTTCTTTATCGAATAGCTGGATTAATATGCGAGATAATTCCTCGTAGCTTTCGTGCGGCTGTAACTTCAATAAAACATAGACGTCCGAATCGGTATGCTTTTCAAATGTCATGGTTGATTTCTCGATTTCAGGTTCGCCATAACCGATGGATTGAATAGCTTCTGAACGTTCTTCAAATGTGTAGCTGCCAGCTGCCGAAGACGCAAGGTTTAATTCTTCTTGGGCAATTTCTGTTGCTGCGCTAATTTCTTCCTCAGAAAAAGTCACGTTCTGATCGGCTACATCATAGAAAATAGTCAAAGCGCCACCTATAAGAATCAAAACGATAATAGTAATGGCAATCATCTTGGTTGTCGAAGCGCCAGGCTGCTTGAGTGTTTTCATCTTTACACCTTCTTAATTCGAATGTAAATCACTTGCTCAAGTTTAATGTAGCTGAATTAAGATAAAAAGACTATAGAGTTACATGGATTGACAATTTTTCTGAGAAAGATTTGTTACAATTTGTTGTTCACTAAAAACTTGCAAAACGGCGTTAATTGGATTGTTCAATTGTTTCGGGTTCGTTGATTTCTGTAATGAATTCTTCTTCTTTATCCCGCATAAAGTCGGTGTACTCAGATATGAGGTTTTGATCGTAAATGACCGATAACCTTGAATTCTTTTGAGGAATACTCGGTGTGCTTGAATTTCGATCGTGGTCGTATAACAGTGATTGGGCTGCGCCAGATTCAAAAGTATTGTTCCTGGAGCTCCCCCGAACCGCTGTCAAAATTAATCGGTTTGCTGAAATCCCACCTTGTAATTGAATATGGGAACCAACCCCATACATAATCATGTTGGATTTGGTATAGAAAAAGCCTTTAATCACGCTTGGTGTGTCACTATCGACGGAGATATTCGAAATATTAATTTCACCGGTAGCAAAGATTATCAACGTACTATTTTCAGTTATCCCGTTTAACGTACTTTCACGAATGGTCACATTCCCATCAACATAGATTAATGCATCCGTTTTAAGGTTCGTATTTGTAACAGACAAATCGCCATAAACATAATAGGTCCCTGATAAATTGATTGTTCGATTCCCACTTGATGCAGCACCATTGATGGTCAGACTGCTTTTGCTTAAGGTCTTTTCGTATTTCGTACACCAAACCAGAAAATATGCAACACATTTTTCTGTCTCGCCAGCCACAAGGGTTTCATAGCTTTTGCTGAACCGACTCGTTTCGTGATTGGTAGTGGTGATATTTAACGAAGTGTATTTTTTATTTGTCCCTTTGTTTGCTTTATCTAGTATTGTCCCGCTTATTTCCACGGTATCGTCCGATAACTCTTTTGTTAATACATTTAGTTGAGGACTATTAAAAAATTGAGCTGAAATCGTTGAAGATGCGTTTGCAGCAGTAGGGCTGAGGCGAGTATAATTATTTGTGTTCGTTAGCTTGTTTCCAGCAACATGATCATCATAAGTAGGTTTATTGTTCGTATTCAAGACATACACATTTTTCTGATCGTTCAATATTAATTTGGGTGTAACGCTATTGGCAGCCTGTCGAACCCGTGTACTAACACTGTCTTCCCATTTAGCGGTCGTTCCCGAAAACCATGAAGCTTGTTTAGATAGGACAATGTTGCCGTCAGATTTAATATCTCCTTGAACCTCGACACCGCCGTGTAAATAGAGATTTCCGCCATTATTTGTAGAAACCGCATACCTAAGCTGATCTGGGACAGCATCTGTTCCAACTATCACTTTAGCAGTAGTCACATTTCTTTTCCCATCAACAATCCCGGTGCTTCTAATAGGGATGATTTTCTTCAATTCCTGTAATTCGTTTTTTTCATTGTACACATTTTGAATGTTTTGACCATCAATACAAACGTGGGTTAGTCCGGTTTCACTGGCGATTTCCACGCCACCAGTCGTACAGCTATACTTAGAATTTTGAATGATTTGTGTTAGTTTAGATTGGAAATCAGCTTTTCCCACAGTGCCTGCACTAATATAGGTCTGCAGCTCTTTTTGAATAGAGGCAGTTAAAAACTCAACGCCCTTATCAGAAACATCCTTTGCTTGGACGATATCTTCCCGAGTATCATTCTTGAGAATGCTATTTGTTGTGAGGGTAATGAGACTTAATCCTAGGATAGATAAAATAATAAGAACGGTTAGAGCTAATAATAAGGCATAGCCTTTTTCACATTTCGTGATGTTCATAATAGTGGACTCCCTGTTCTAACAGTTAAAAGGGTTGGACTTCATTTGTAAATTCAATTTCTTTCAATGTATTACGTTTTTTATATTGAAGAACCAAAATAATTTTGTAAGAAGTTGCTTCGCTTGGGTTACCGATGATTTTCGATCTCTTTAAAATCGATATATTATCGTTGGAAATCTCATAGATCTCATTTCTTAAACGTAATCTTGTTATTCCATTACTTGTGACAAATCCAATCGGCTTCAAGCTATTTTTACAAGCAGTATCCAAAATCAGATTCCCGGACGTATCACGCTTGCAAAGGGTAGGGGAACTCGTCACATTTAAATAACTATTATCATTATCTGTAACATTTTGAATAATATGTGCTTGTTTTGTTTGGTAAAGCGTTTTAATCAAGCTGCTTACAATAATGTCTGCTTCATCCCGAAGGCTGCTTTCAACCCGAATAGCATTTGTAGTATTAGTACTTTGAACAATGATCGTAATCGTGAAAATTGAAACAAACGACAGTAAGACCAGGACGGCCAATAACTCAACTAATGTAATTCCACGTTCGTCCAGTCGTTGATTAATCAATCGAAACATACCCTTCTGAAGACCCTTTTGTAGTCCCGTTTGGTGAAGTAACCGTAACCACCACTTTAATGAGATTAAGATCCTTCTCTGTGTAAGTGGCATTTTTAGATTTTGTCGTACTTTGTGATGACTTGTACGAAACGGTATTAGTTCTCCCATTCAAATCAATTTCAAGTGGGGGATTCTTTAATTTTTTGTTAGTCTGCGTAGTATCAACAAAATAACGCTGAATATCCGTAGCCTTTGTATAGGTTTTAGCCCGAACCCTCTCCAACATCGCATCAGCCAAGTTGATCGTCACAAGCTTTTCGGTATTTGTAACGGCCGTTCTATTGGTTTGAATAAAAAGTTGGGATATGCTTAGTAAAATTATTGTGATGATAATGATGGAAGCGACTACTTCTATTAGGGTGAAGCCTTTGGGGTTTTGAAGGGGTTTTTGCATATGTTACATCTCCACTAGAAAATAAATTTTTATTATTATGGGCTTTAGTATTAGCAATAAAATGGAGTTTTACTTTTTAACATTATTTAAATTAAGCAAAGATTTAAGTGAATTTTGTTTTAAAATAGAAGAAAAGTGTAAAACTAGAGTGCTGTATATACTCAGTCTTACACTTAAATATAATCATTTTTTAATTGATTTCAGTATTGTATTATTCCTCTTTTGGAGGTAATGGATTTAATAAATTATAGGAGTCATCAGGTAGCTCATCGGGATTAGTTGGTTCAGGCTCTATTGGTTTACTTTCTGTTGGAGGGTTAATAGTTGCTCCACCTGATAAATTATATGTCTTTGCTACAACATTCCCATTGATTGTTCCGCCACCAGAATGAATAAAACTACTATATGGCGCTAAAAATAGTTGTTCAACAACTGAAGTTCCTCCATCTACTTTAATGGTATTATACCCATACCCATAAATATCTCCATTGACTCTTCCACCGCCACTCAATGTAAGATTTGCATCTTTCACATGTAAACTGTTATTAAGAGTAACTCCTCCGGCAATACTTAAAGAACTTTTTCCAGAGTAATAGATATTTGAAGTTGATATTTTCCCATTATTATTAATAGTAGAGCC is drawn from Lysinibacillus sp. SGAir0095 and contains these coding sequences:
- a CDS encoding MerR family transcriptional regulator — its product is MSSERRSSELRRSMPLLPISTVMQLTELSARQIRYYEEHDLIQPHRTEGNRRMFSLNDVDTLLDVKDMLEQGVNMAGIKKVFDMRNNPAVQAVKEKEEISDADLRRILREEMINSGRHQKTSLRQGDLSRFYQ
- the glnA gene encoding type I glutamate--ammonia ligase; amino-acid sequence: MGKYTKDDIKRLVQEKEVKYIRLQFTDILGTIKNVEIPVSQLDKALDNKMMFDGSSIEGFVRIEESDMYLYPDLDTFMVFPWTTDNGKVARFICDIYTAEGEPFSGDPRNNLKRVLKGMEELGFTHFNLGPEPEFFLFKLDAKGEPTLEVNDHGGYFDLAPTDLGENCRRDIVLELEEMGFEIEASHHEVAPGQHEIDFKYANAIEACDNIQTFKLVVKTIARKHGLHATFMPKPLFGEAGSGMHCNVSLFKGKENAFYDPSTEIGLSQTAMQFMAGVLAHVQGFTAITNPTVNSYKRLVPGYEAPCYVAWSAQNRSPLIRVPASRGLSTRIEVRSVDPSANPYLALAAILESGLEGIRNKMTPPPAINRNIYVMSEEERKANGIDNLPASLDDALIALSQDEVIKNALGSHIYANFKEAKEIEFDMFRTTVHPWEREQYLKMY
- a CDS encoding prepilin-type N-terminal cleavage/methylation domain-containing protein; translation: MINQRLDERGITLVELLAVLVLLSFVSIFTITIIVQSTNTTNAIRVESSLRDEADIIVSSLIKTLYQTKQAHIIQNVTDNDNSYLNVTSSPTLCKRDTSGNLILDTACKNSLKPIGFVTSNGITRLRLRNEIYEISNDNISILKRSKIIGNPSEATSYKIILVLQYKKRNTLKEIEFTNEVQPF
- a CDS encoding prepilin-type N-terminal cleavage/methylation domain-containing protein, giving the protein MQKPLQNPKGFTLIEVVASIIIITIILLSISQLFIQTNRTAVTNTEKLVTINLADAMLERVRAKTYTKATDIQRYFVDTTQTNKKLKNPPLEIDLNGRTNTVSYKSSQSTTKSKNATYTEKDLNLIKVVVTVTSPNGTTKGSSEGYVSID